In Caldicellulosiruptor obsidiansis OB47, a single window of DNA contains:
- the xseA gene encoding exodeoxyribonuclease VII large subunit — translation MMINNVVSKKEWSVYELTSYLKKKVEMDVLLKNIYLKGEVIRPSVSGDHLYFELKDLEYDAKIKCVFFWFDKSVEIKHGSKVLVKGNVIFYEKEGIIELKITEITDIGLGELFVKLKQLEEKLKQEGLFDSKYKKEIPRYPKKVGIVTSKNGAAIRDILNTIYTRFENIQVYIYSCSVQGQNAPYEICEGIEYFNTAEPVEVIIVGRGGGAFEDLMAFNSEMVVRKIFESKIPVISAVGHERDYVLSDFVADMRAITPTNAGEIVVSFQNKALEKLNEYHKRMKSAMEKIFNIVKEKVGILQYKLYQNSPANTIAKRAQDIDLYCNKLSFAISRKLHEVHKNLKNFEKRLADANPESRLSIARTNFDNCSRRLGEAFKKIFQQKEFMYKVNLEKLIALNPLNVLKRGYSITLHNSKILTTIAQVNNGDEIVTQLSDGIIKSKVFFKKEGAESDV, via the coding sequence ATGATGATTAACAATGTAGTTTCTAAGAAAGAATGGAGCGTTTATGAACTTACAAGTTATTTAAAGAAAAAAGTTGAAATGGATGTTCTTTTGAAAAACATATATCTAAAAGGTGAAGTTATAAGACCTTCAGTTTCAGGTGACCATCTTTATTTTGAACTTAAGGATTTAGAATATGATGCAAAGATAAAATGTGTATTTTTTTGGTTTGATAAAAGTGTAGAAATAAAGCATGGCTCAAAAGTACTTGTAAAAGGAAATGTTATTTTCTATGAAAAAGAAGGAATAATCGAGCTAAAGATAACTGAAATTACGGATATAGGGCTTGGTGAGCTATTTGTAAAATTAAAGCAACTTGAAGAAAAGCTGAAACAAGAAGGACTTTTTGATTCAAAGTACAAAAAAGAAATACCACGTTATCCTAAAAAAGTAGGAATAGTCACCTCAAAAAATGGTGCAGCAATCAGGGACATCCTCAATACAATTTATACCCGATTTGAAAACATTCAGGTATATATTTACAGCTGCTCAGTTCAGGGACAAAACGCTCCATATGAGATTTGCGAGGGAATAGAATATTTCAACACGGCAGAGCCTGTTGAGGTTATTATTGTTGGACGTGGTGGCGGCGCATTTGAAGATTTAATGGCGTTCAACAGTGAGATGGTTGTAAGAAAGATATTTGAATCTAAAATTCCTGTTATATCGGCGGTAGGGCATGAGAGGGACTATGTTTTAAGTGATTTTGTTGCGGACATGAGAGCTATAACTCCCACCAATGCCGGCGAAATAGTGGTAAGTTTTCAGAACAAAGCACTGGAGAAGCTAAATGAATATCATAAGAGAATGAAAAGTGCGATGGAAAAGATATTTAATATAGTCAAAGAGAAGGTAGGAATACTTCAATATAAATTATACCAAAATTCGCCAGCAAATACCATTGCAAAACGTGCACAGGATATTGATTTGTATTGCAACAAGCTTTCTTTTGCAATTAGTAGAAAGCTCCATGAAGTTCATAAGAATTTAAAGAATTTTGAGAAGAGATTGGCTGATGCAAATCCTGAATCAAGGCTTTCGATTGCGCGAACAAATTTTGATAACTGTAGCAGAAGGCTTGGGGAAGCTTTTAAGAAGATTTTTCAGCAAAAAGAATTCATGTATAAAGTCAACTTAGAAAAGTTGATTGCTTTAAATCCTTTGAATGTTTTGAAGAGGGGATATTCTATAACATTACATAATTCTAAGATTTTGACCACCATTGCACAAGTAAATAATGGAGATGAGATAGTTACCCAGCTTTCAGATGGTATAATAAAGTCTAAGGTGTTTTTCAAGAAAGAAGGAGCTGAAAGTGATGTGTGA
- the nusB gene encoding transcription antitermination factor NusB, translated as MHRRRKTRELCMKILYAYRFENMQQDIIEFYKRFRELNQNEDFKDVDEKYLEKLLKGVIQNQQIIDNLIAKYSKDWPLNRLPMVELELMRIAVYELLFEEDVPVSVAIDEAVDMASIFGIEKAPSFVNGILGRIAENEVKRSKNHDD; from the coding sequence ATGCACAGAAGAAGGAAAACAAGAGAACTCTGCATGAAGATTTTGTATGCCTACAGATTTGAAAATATGCAGCAAGATATTATAGAATTTTACAAAAGGTTTAGAGAATTAAATCAAAATGAAGATTTCAAAGATGTAGATGAGAAATATCTTGAGAAATTACTGAAAGGGGTTATACAAAATCAGCAGATAATAGATAATCTAATTGCAAAGTATTCAAAAGACTGGCCACTGAACAGGCTTCCAATGGTTGAACTTGAACTTATGAGAATAGCTGTATATGAACTTTTGTTTGAGGAGGATGTACCTGTTTCTGTTGCAATTGATGAGGCTGTTGATATGGCAAGTATATTCGGGATAGAAAAAGCTCCAAGCTTTGTAAATGGTATTCTTGGTAGGATAGCTGAAAATGAGGTGAAAAGAAGTAAAAATCATGATGATTAA
- a CDS encoding DUF2273 domain-containing protein: MDLIKEFLIKHTGEIIGGLIGLVFAIFVLIFGFFKTLFIFICIGVGIFIGGRYFEKKKLIEFLDKHLPW, encoded by the coding sequence ATGGATTTGATAAAGGAATTTTTGATAAAACACACGGGAGAAATAATAGGTGGGTTGATAGGTCTTGTATTTGCAATATTTGTGCTGATTTTTGGATTTTTTAAAACGTTGTTTATATTCATTTGTATAGGTGTTGGAATTTTTATAGGTGGACGATATTTTGAAAAGAAAAAACTGATTGAATTTTTAGACAAACACTTACCATGGTAA
- the amaP gene encoding alkaline shock response membrane anchor protein AmaP, with translation MKIGERILLTIFTLIVIFLSVIAILLPLNIFDVDTVQAAVYDYMNTPVYAIIPLLLIVMGFSVMFIGVKKKKARLGIIHTNEFGNLLISPKTFESAGYNALRDIKGLKDTSVEIEFDESGVIYYIDAVVTSDVNVPELTKEVQNAIKSHVEVAIGIPVKSINFHVKDMVAPQVPITHLR, from the coding sequence ATGAAAATCGGTGAGAGAATACTTTTGACTATATTTACATTGATTGTAATTTTTCTTTCTGTAATTGCTATTTTACTTCCACTCAACATCTTTGATGTAGATACTGTTCAGGCTGCGGTATATGATTATATGAACACACCCGTATATGCCATCATACCGCTACTTTTGATAGTAATGGGGTTTTCAGTAATGTTTATTGGTGTTAAGAAGAAAAAAGCAAGGCTTGGAATAATTCACACAAACGAGTTTGGAAATCTTTTAATTTCGCCAAAAACATTTGAATCGGCAGGGTACAATGCATTAAGGGATATAAAAGGGCTAAAAGATACTTCGGTTGAGATAGAGTTTGACGAAAGTGGAGTTATATATTACATTGATGCTGTTGTTACAAGTGATGTTAACGTTCCTGAGTTGACAAAAGAGGTTCAAAATGCTATAAAGAGTCATGTGGAAGTGGCGATAGGAATTCCTGTTAAGTCTATTAACTTTCATGTAAAAGATATGGTTGCCCCGCAAGTACCTATTACTCATTTGAGGTAG